From Lolium perenne isolate Kyuss_39 chromosome 5, Kyuss_2.0, whole genome shotgun sequence, a single genomic window includes:
- the LOC127321419 gene encoding P-loop NTPase domain-containing protein LPA1-like — protein MAASRLLYIAVADHHGHGRRSTFHYTRPVLQSTLQLMGCKPRHAFKISKRVFDVTRNDFLDASKLGESTAEDGMETAKLLNTENTTNIPFELYKIQTTVVVSREEFLNVVCDALTLYKYVGPNQRADLLLACRIKERKESVTVLLCGTSGCGKSTLSSLLGNRLGITTVVSTDSIRHMMRSFVDEKQNPLLYASTYHAGDYLDPVAVSQAKEKRKLKKLAVISHSNANGDEDGSTSDEKCNEKSPDLPPRTEVTSKKQMAIEGYKAQSEMIIGSLDRLITTWEERKESLIVEGVHLSLNFVMGLMKKHPSVIPFMVYITNEEKHMERFAVRAKYMTLDPAKNRYIKYIQNIRAIQEYLCNRADKHLVPRINNTNVDRSVAAIHATVFSCLRRREAGEQFYDPHTNTAAIVDEEYRNQCAANSLSSKGMFQLIQRQGSSRNLMALLNTDGSVAKAWPVVASDSNGNINDGTGSENSLGNPMYGPLQIGKAEPVNLQFGSFGISAWPSDTGCTSHTGSADDSKADGTDTGSRYLSSCCSSPKMSDDNSKELVDEYSVFDSEEEEEGSDAGDAETNEDLTDEERDIQEMEEAGSVDEHSTKSDEEYEDLAMRESGYWSDDEQPTLMKKPPTLGMVGGDKDDGNMGLMLEMGNEGGGAEMARYAHHLMMNGVES, from the exons ATGGCGGCCTCCAGGCTGCTCTACATTGCCGTCGCCGACCACCACGGCCATGGCCGGAGGAGCACCTTCCACTACACCCGCCCCGTCCTGCAGAGCACGCTCCAGCTCATGGGATGCAAGCCGCGCCACGCCTTCAAG ATCAGCAAGAGAGTATTCGATGTGACGAGGAACGATTTCTTAGACGCGTCAAAACTGGGCGAATCCACAGCCGAGGATGGCATGGAAACTGCCAAGCTCTTGAATACAGAAAACACGACCAACATACCGTTTGAGTTGTACAAGATCCAGACAACTGTCGTTGTTTCGAGAGAAGAGTTCCTAAATGTTGTATGTGATGCCCTCACTTTGTACAAGTATGTCGGGCCAAATCAGAGGGCTGACTTGCTTCTTGCCTGCAG GATTAAGGAGAGGAAAGAATCAGTGACAGTGCTGTTGTGTGGCACAAGTGGATGTGGCAAATCTACTCTATCATCCCTATTG GGTAACAGGTTGGGCATCACCACCGTAGTTTCTACTGACTCTATACGGCACATGATGCGGAGTTTTGTAGACGAAAAACAAAACCCTCTGCTCTATGCGTCAACCTACCACGCAGGAGATTATCTAGACCCTGTTGCAGTTTCCCAAGCTAAGGAGAAACGCAAGTTAAAGAAACTCGCTGTTATTTCTCATTCAAATGCTAATGGAGATGAAGATGGTAGCACTTCAGATGAGAAATGTAATGAGAAATCTCCAGACTTGCCTCCTAGAACTGAAGTGACCAGCAAAAAGCAAATGGCCATAGAAGGATACAAAGCGCAGAGTGAGATGATCATCGGGAGCCTTGATAGATTAATTACAACCTGGGAGGAGCGCAAAGAATCTTTAATTGTAGAAGGAGTTCATTTAAGCCTGAATTTTGTG ATGGGGCTAATGAAGAAACATCCCTCCGTTATACCATTTATGGTATATATCACGAATGAGGAGAAGCACATGGAACGTTTTGCAGTCCGTGCAAAGTACATGACGCTTGATCCAGCAAAGAATAGATATATTAAATACATCCAGAACATTAGAGCTATCCAGGAGTACCTGTGCAACCGAGCCGACAAACATCTAGTGCCAAGAATTAATAATACCAATGTAGATCGGAGTGTGGCAGCCATACACGCCACGGTCTTTAGTTGCCTTCGTCGGCGAGAGGCTGGGGAGCAGTTCTATGACCCCCATACAAATACTGCAGCTATAGTAGATGAAGAGTACAGAAACCAGTGCGCTGCAAACTCGTTGAGTTCCAAGGGCATGTTTCAGTTGATTCAAAGGCAAGGGTCTTCTAGGAATCTGATGGCTCTGCTTAACACCGATGGTTCAGTTGCTAAGGCATGGCCTGTGGTTGCCAGTGACAGCAATGGTAACATAAATGATGGCACAGGCAGTGAAAATTCTCTGGGAAACCCCATGTACGGCCCGTTGCAAATTGGGAAGGCAGAGCCTGTCAATCTTCAGTTTGGCTCTTTTGGGATCAGTGCATGGCCAAGTGATACCGGATGCACCAGTCATACTGGGAGTGCCGATGACTCCAAGGCTGATGGCACAGATACAGGGAGTAGGTATTTATCCTCATGTTGCAGTTCACCAAAGATGTCAGATGACAATTCTAAAGAG CTTGTGGATGAGTACTCAGTGTTTGAcagtgaagaagaggaagaaggcagtGATGCTGGTGATGCAGAGACGAATGAGGATCTAACTGACGAAGAAAGGGACATCCAAGAG ATGGAGGAAGCTGGTTCTGTGGACGAGCACTCGACAAAGTCGGATGAGGAGTATGAGGACCTAGCCATGAGAGAAAGTGGCTACTGGTCTGACGACGAGCAGCCAACCCTGATGAAGAAGCCCCCAACACTTGGGATGGTAGGAGGTGACAAGGATGATGGCAACATGGGCCTGATGCTGGAGATGGGAAATGAAGGTGGTGGCGCAGAGATGGCGCGGTATGCCCACCATCTCATGATGAACGGCGTTGAGTCATAG